Below is a window of Paramagnetospirillum magneticum AMB-1 DNA.
GCGGGGTGACCAGCAAGAACATGCCACCGCCATCCGCCAGCTTTATTGGCTTATCGGCGGGTTTCGCCGCCTTAATTTGCAAGTCCGTAAGGGGCATTTGGGGGTATCTCCATCGCGGATGGACATATCTACCCCCAAATATACCCCCATGTACCCCCGGCTTCCAGCGATTTGATACGAACGCGGACGGCCGGATTTTGGTGGCCCATCCTATTGTGCGTCCGCATGAAATGTCAGGAAACTCGCACCTTCCACGAACGTACGCGGACATCCGCGATCCTGTGTGGATCGCGGTGCCGGTTTCGGATTTTAGAGAATTTGGTGGAGCCGAGCGGGATCGAACCGCTGACCTCCTCATTGCGAACGAGGCGCTCTCCCAACTGAGCTACGGCCCCGAAAAGGGAAGCGCGATAATGTTCAAACCGCCCGGCGCTGTCAAGCGGCTACCACCGCATCTGGCCGCCCAGGGGCTTGGATTTCTGCATGCCGCGCTTGGTCACCAGAACCCAGTCGTTGAACTGCATGTAGCGCGGCGCCAGGAATTGGTAGATGTCCCTGATTTTGTTTGTATTTTCGTCCGAGCGGACGATGAATACCGTTTTCCAGATCTGGATGAAGTCTTCCCAGGGCAGCAGGCGGCAATGCAGGGCGTCGCGCACCTGGCGGATATAGCCGATCTGATTGTCGATATTTTTCAGCATGGCCAGGATTTCGCCGGTCTGGGCGTCCACCTGGTCGAAATAATCCTGGAAGACCTTCAGCGCCCGCTGCGAGAGGCGGCCGACCTGGTCGGTGGTCTCGATCATGGAGCGGTCGGCGCCATAGATCCGGCGCAGGCCCTGCAGCTTCTCGTCGATCTTCTGGACTTCGCCGAAGGTGTCGCGCAGCGCCTCGATATAGGCCAGTTCCTTGGCCAGGGATTCGATGTAGCGCACCACCTCGTCGCGATTGTTGCGGCCCAGGCCCAATTCCTCCGCCGCCTCGGTGAAGGCCAGCTGGACGTTCTTCTTGACCTGGGGATCGTCGGCGACCTGGGCCAGCTCGGACACGTTGCTGATGACGTGCTCGTTGCCGGTCAGCCAGGTGACCAACTGCATGGTCAGGCGCTGATAGGCGATGCGACGGTGGCGGTCCTGGGGCTCCCACGAGGCCTCGCGGGTGGTGACCTCCTTGGGCAGCTTGTCGCCGGGACGCAGGCCGCGCACGAATTGCAGCCCCTCGGCCACCTTGTCCAGCATCTTGAAATCGTGCTGGTCTTCCTTCATCCCGAATTCGCGCTTGATGCCGTCGAAGGCGAGCACCGCCTCGTTGGTGGCGAGCTTGAGCACCGCCACGGGCTCGCCGGTGTCGGTCAGACGGAAATAGAGATCCTCGAAGGACGTGAAGAACTTGTGCTCGAAGGAGACCTCTCCCTCGACCTCTCCGGAATCCTTGCCTTTGTCGTCAGCAGCCATCTCTGTCGCTCACCCCTGGCGGCGCACCCCCACGGTCACGCTGCCGCCCCGAAAAGCCAAAACCACGGCAAACACAGTATGCCGGGCTCGGCGCCCTTGAACAAGAGGTGGTCAATCCCCCGCTTCGACGAAGAGGTGGCCGGGGCGGCCATGGATGTAGCCGTTGGCGAATTCGGCGCCCGGACACAGGGTGGCCAGCCGGTCCTCGGCTTCACCGGCATCGGTGGTGCCGGCCAGCACGGCGCGGAACAGCGCGGCCACCGCCACCATGTCGAAGGTCTGCGGCCACAGGCGGAAGCGGCCGATGCCGCGCGCCGCCAGCCCGGCCACATCGCCCAGCAGGTCCATGGTGTGGTAGGACATGGTCTGGGTGCCGTTGACTGCCAGGAAGGGCACGTCGTCCAGGGTCTCCACCGCCATGCCGTCGGGATCGTCGGCACAGACGTACTGGCAGCCGTCCTTGGACAGGTTGCGGGCCCGGGCGGCGTAGCAGCGCGCCGAGATGGCCAGGGGCAGGCGGCCGAAGGCCTGTACCTCGATGTCCATGGGCGTCGAGGTGGCCAGGGCGGTTACCGCCTCGGCGGCCAGCTCGGCCGGCAGGCAGGCGCGCGCCGCGCCCATGGCGGCCAGGGCGGCCAGGGTGCCCTCGTTGTAGATGTTGAGCAGCGGCCCGGCGACGAAGGGGCGGCCGTTCATCTGCGCCGCCACCGAGATGTCGTTGGCCTCCACCAGGATGCCGTCGCTCTGGGCTAGGTCGCGGGCCTGGGCGATCTCGCGGTCGGACATGATCAGGGCCAGGGAGGACAGCACCACTTCCTTGCCGGCGGCGGTCAGGCGCTCGACCACTTCGGGGATGAAGGGTTCGAAGAACGGCGTGCGCTTGGAGCACACCACCTCGCCCACATGGACGCTGTCCACATCGGCCTCGTCGGCCATGCGGAAATAGAAGTCGCGAAGGACCTCCGGCTTCCAGTTGAACAGAACCGGGCCGAGGGTGAGTTTGGGGGTGGTGGTCATTGGTTCGGTCCCTTGGCCTTGTCTGTCATCCCGAGCGAAGTCGAGGGATCTCCGCTTGGCAGGATACGGGCCGATTTGAACCGTCCGGCCAGAAGGAGATTCCTCCTCCCGATGGTCGTCGGAATGACGGACATGCTCATCGCCAAGCCTTCTCGTAGGCGCCGGTGGTCTGCTTGCCGCCTTCGGTGATGCGGTCGAGATCGATATCGGGCAGCGGCTTGCCGGCCATGACCGCGTCCACCCCGGCGCGGAAGGCCTGGACCACGGCGGCCACATAGGCGCGGCCGCGCTGGCGGCCCTCGATCTTGAAGGCGGTCACGCCGGCCTTGATCAGATCGGGCAGCATGGTCAGCGTGTTGAGCGAGGTGGGTTCCTCGAACAGATAGCTGGCCTTGTCATGGGCGATGAAGCGGCCCTTGCACAGGGTGGGATAGCCCGCCGCCTCGTCATGGGCGAACTTGTTGATGGTGAAGCCGCCCAGTTCCGAGGTGATGCCCTGGGAGGTCTCGGTATAGCGCACCTCACCGGCCGGCGAGCACACGCCATTCATGTTGGGCGACTGACCGGTCACGTATGACGACAGGGCACAGCGTCCCTCGGCCATGACGCACAATCCGCCGAACACGAAGACCTCGGTCTCGACCGGGGCGATGCGGGGATTGAGCGCGGCGATTTCCTGCACCGTCAGC
It encodes the following:
- a CDS encoding ubiquinone anaerobic biosynthesis protein UbiU, producing the protein MASLPSPSPSTSTSSTRPELVCPAGTPAALRSAVDAGADCVYVGFRDETNARNFPGLNFNRKELGEGIAYAHERGAKVLVAINTFPRAGQPEIWHQAVADAAKLKADAAILADIGLIEHAHRTHPELRLHLSVQAAASNPDAIRFYAERFGVRRVVLPRVLTVQEIAALNPRIAPVETEVFVFGGLCVMAEGRCALSSYVTGQSPNMNGVCSPAGEVRYTETSQGITSELGGFTINKFAHDEAAGYPTLCKGRFIAHDKASYLFEEPTSLNTLTMLPDLIKAGVTAFKIEGRQRGRAYVAAVVQAFRAGVDAVMAGKPLPDIDLDRITEGGKQTTGAYEKAWR
- a CDS encoding ubiquinone anaerobic biosynthesis protein UbiV, with amino-acid sequence MTTTPKLTLGPVLFNWKPEVLRDFYFRMADEADVDSVHVGEVVCSKRTPFFEPFIPEVVERLTAAGKEVVLSSLALIMSDREIAQARDLAQSDGILVEANDISVAAQMNGRPFVAGPLLNIYNEGTLAALAAMGAARACLPAELAAEAVTALATSTPMDIEVQAFGRLPLAISARCYAARARNLSKDGCQYVCADDPDGMAVETLDDVPFLAVNGTQTMSYHTMDLLGDVAGLAARGIGRFRLWPQTFDMVAVAALFRAVLAGTTDAGEAEDRLATLCPGAEFANGYIHGRPGHLFVEAGD